A single region of the Brachypodium distachyon strain Bd21 chromosome 3, Brachypodium_distachyon_v3.0, whole genome shotgun sequence genome encodes:
- the LOC100833590 gene encoding 3-ketoacyl-CoA synthase 1 — translation MSSTAAVMERERLTAEITPPVSVGFETRAEDQQRLAPSIVIKIRRRLPDFARSVNLKYVKLGLCSGGFLPAPASSWAALALAPPLLAAAAYSFARLEQLELGALHSASLDLLSCVALLGTALLFLTVSYLKRPRPVYLVDFACYKPDEAQAISKEGFLDMTQSTGFFNAEALDFQTKITNRSGLGDRTYLPPGIQSRPPKLSMAAARAEAEAVMFGCLDALFAATGIDPRRDVRVLVVNCSLFNPTPSLASMVVNRYRMREDVKSFNLGGMGCSAGLIAVDLARDLLQVQANRDSYAVVVSTENITLNWYFGNERSMLLSNCIFRMGGAAALLSNDSRRDARRAKYQLLHTVRTHKGAADECFNCVYQREDDEGSKVGVSLARELMAVAGDALKTNITTLGPLVLPLPEQLKFLWSLAMRRVFRVKGARPYIPDFRRAFEHFCVHAGGRAVLEEVQRSLGLEDADMEPSKCTLHRFGNTSSSSLWYELAYAEAKGRVRRGHRVWQIGFGSGFKCNSAVWRVLRDVPAVSSGAGEQRCGCNPWVDSVESYPPKTYI, via the coding sequence ATGTCGTCCACGGCGGCCGTCATGGAACGCGAGCGCCTGACGGCCGAGATCACGCCGCCGGTCAGTGTCGGTTTCGAGACTAGGGCCGAGGACCAGCAACGGCTGGCGCCCAGCATCGTGATCAAGATCCGGCGCCGGCTCCCGGACTTCGCGCGGTCCGTGAACCTCAAGTACGTCAAGCTGGGCCTCTGCTCCGGGGGCTTCCTCCCGGCGCCGGCTTCGTCCTGGGCCGCGCTCGCGCTCGCGCCGCCTCTCCTGGCCGCCGCAGCGTACTCGTTCGCGCGCCTGGAGCAGCTCGAACTCGGCGCGCTCCACTCGGCCTCCTTGGACCTCCTGAGCTGCGTCGCATTGCTCGGCACGGCGCTGTTGTTCCTGACCGTGAGCTACCTGAAGCGGCCACGGCCCGTGTACCTCGTGGATTTCGCCTGCTACAAGCCCGACGAGGCGCAGGCCATCTCCAAGGAAGGCTTCCTCGACATGACGCAGAGCACGGGCTTCTTCAACGCGGAGGCGCTCGACTTCCAGACCAAGATCACGAACCGCTCCGGGCTCGGCGACCGGACCTACCTTCCCCCGGGCATCCAGTCCCGCCCGCCCAAGCTGTCCATGGCGGCAGCGCGCGCCGAGGCGGAAGCCGTCATGTTCGGTTGCCTGGACGCGCTCTTCGCCGCGACCGGCATCGACCCGCGCCGGGACGTGCGCGTGCTCGTCGTCAACTGCAGCCTCTTCAACCCGACCCCGTCGCTGGCGTCCATGGTGGTGAACCGCTACAGGATGCGCGAGGACGTCAAGTCCTTCAACCTCGGCGGCATGGGCTGCAGCGCCGGGCTGAtcgccgtcgacctcgccaGGGACCTCCTCCAGGTCCAGGCCAACAGAGACTCGTACGCCGTGGTTGTCAGCACGGAGAACATCACGCTCAACTGGTACTTCGGCAACGAGAGATCCATGCTGCTCTCGAACTGCATCTTCCGcatgggcggcgcggcggcgctgctgtcCAACGACTCCCGGCGCGACGCCCGTCGCGCCAAGTACCAGCTGCTCCACACGGTGCGCACGCACAAGGGCGCGGCCGACGAGTGCTTCAACTGCGTGTACCagcgcgaggacgacgagggaAGTAAAGTCGGGGTGTCGCTGGCGCGCGAGCTCATGGCGGTGGCCGGGGACGCGCTCAAGACGAACATCACCACGCTGGGGCCGCTCGTGCTCCCGCTCCCCGAGCAGCTCAAGTTCCTCTGGTCACTGGCGATGCGCCGGGTGTTCCGCGTCAAGGGCGCGCGCCCCTACATCCCGGACTTCCGGCGCGCGTTCGAGCACTTCTGCGTGCACGCAGGGGGGCGCGCCGTGCTGGAGGAGGTGCAGCGGAGCCTGGGGCTGGAGGACGCCGACATGGAGCCCAGCAAGTGCACGCTGCACCGCTTCGgcaacaccagcagcagctcgcTCTGGTACGAGCTGGCCTACGCCGAGGCCAAGggccgcgtccgccgcggccaccgcgTCTGGCAGATCGGCTTCGGCTCCGGGTTCAAGTGCAACAGCGCCGTCTGGCGTGTGCTCCGTGACGTGCCGGCCGTgtccagcggcgccggcgagcagAGGTGCGGCTGCAACCCGTGGGTGGACAGCGTGGAGAGCTACCCGCCCAAAACATACATTTGA